Genomic DNA from Mesorhizobium sp. 131-2-1:
CACCCACGGCCACCGCCATCCCCGCATCATCAAGGCCATCGAGACGACTGCGGCGAGCCTCGACCAGATCATCTTCGCCGGCTTCACCCACGAGCCGGCCGAACGCCTGGCCGAAGCACTTGTCGGCCTCGCTCCGCCCGGCCTCGACTGGGTGTTCTACTCCGACAGCGGCTCGACCTCGGTCGAGGTCGCGCTGAAGATGGCGCTCGGCTATTTCCGCAACATCGGCGCGCCGCGCGCGCGCATCGTCGTCATGGAGCACAGCTATCATGGCGACACGATCGGCACGATGAGCGTCGGCGCCCGCGGCGTGTTCAACGCTGCCTACGAGCCGTTGCTGTTCGAGGTCGACACCATCCCCTTCCCGGCCGCCGGGCGCGAGCAGGAGACGCTGGATCGGTTCGAGGCAGTTGCCCGCGACCGGCGCGCGGCCGCGCTGATCGTCGAACCGCTCGTGCTAGGCGCCGGCGGCATGCTGATGTATCCGGCCTGGGTTCTGGCCGAATTGAAGAAGATCGCAGAAACCTCCGGCACGTTGCTGATCGCCGATGAAGTAATGACCGGCTGGGGGCGGACCGGAACCATGTTCGCCTGCGAGCAGGCGTCCATTTCTCCGGACATCCTATGCACGTCGAAGGGCTTGACCGGTGGCGCGATCCCTTTGGCGGCCACGCTCGCCACCGATGCCATCTTCCAGGCCCATTATTCCGAAGACCGTAAGAAAACCTTCTTTCATTCGAGCTCATACACCGCCAATCCGATTGCCTGCGCGGCAGCACTCGCCAATGTCGAGATCTGGCGCGACGAGCCGGTGGCCGAGCGGGTCGCGGCTTTGAGCGCGAAGCAGGCCGCCGGGCTGCAACGCTTCCGGGACAACCCATATTTCACCGACTGCCGAGCCACTGGCACGATCGCTGCCCTCGACCTGCGCACCGGTTCCGCCGGCTATCTCGCCGAGATTGGTCCGAAACTGCGCGCGTTCTTCCTCGAGCGCGGCCTGCTTGTTCGTCCGCTCGGCAATGTCCTCTATCTTCTCCCGCCCTATTGCATCACCGGCGGCGAGTTGGACGCACTCTACGACGCGATCGAGGAGGCCGCCGAACGCTTCGGGTCTAGGCCATGAGCAAGTCGTCGCGCATTCTCGGGTTCGGTCATCATACGCCTGGGCGCAAGGTGGCGAATGCCGAGATCGAGAACAATCTCGGCCTCGAGCCGGGCTGGATCGAAAGGCGTACCGGAATCCGTTCGCGCTTCTGGGCAACGGACGGAGACACGCTGTCTGGTCTTGCCGCGCAAGCCGGCGACATGGCGCTGGCGAACGCCGGTATTGACCGCAGCGACATCGGGCTGCTGTTGCTTGCCACCTCGACACCCGACCACCTTCTGCCGCCCAGTGCACCCTTGGTCGCGCACAAGCTCGGCCTTGGCCGCGCAGGCGCGGTCGATCTGACCGGCGCCTGCGCCGGCTTCGTCTATGCGCTGATGTTCGCGGACGGGTTCACCCGCCTGCACGGCAAACCAGCGCTGGTCATCGCCGCCAACATCCTCAGCCGCCGCATCAATCCAGCCGAGCGCGCGAGCTCAGTCCTTTTCGCCGATGCCGCCGGCGCCCTGGTGATCGGTCCTTGCGAGGATCCCTATCAGGGTATTCTCGGCGCTTCGGTGGATTCCGACGGCTCGCGCTACGGGCTGATCCAGATCCCGGCAGGCGGAAGCAACACCCCGTTCCATGGCGAGCTCGATCTCGAGCAGACCCGCATGACGATCACCGACGGCCGCGAAGTGTTCGCCAAGGCGGTTGAGATGATGACTGCCTGCTCGCAGGACGCACTCGCGGCGGCCCGGATGCGGCCGCAGGACATCGATCGGTTCGTACCGCACCAGGCCAATGCCCGCATTTTCGATGCGGTCGGGCGAAACCTCGGCATCGCCGATGAAGCGATCGTCAAGACGATCGCCGAGTATGGCAACTCTTCCGCCGCGACGATCCCGCTCTCGCTGTCGCTCGCCCATCGGGCGGCGCCGTTCCGGCCGGGGGAGAAGGTTCTTCTGGCGGCCGCGGGTGCGGGTCTTAGCGGCGGTGCGCTCGTCGTTGGAATTTAGCCGCGCGAACCGAACTGCCAAGACTGACCTTGAACGATGAATACAGGGACAACGACCAATGCGAAAACTAGTCGCCGGCAAGCTGCACGGCATCCACGTCACAGAAGCGAACCTCAACTACCATGGTTCGATAACGCTCGACCCCGACCACTGCGAGGCAGCCGGGATCCTGCCGATGGAATTCGTGGAGATATGGAACAAGAATTCCGGTGCGCGGATTTCGACCTATGTCATCCTCGGCGAGCGCGGCTCACGGTGCTGCATCCTCAACGGAGCGGCGGCTCGCACCTGTCAGCCCGACGACCCGATTATCGTCTGCAACTCCATCTACCTGGACGAAGCGCATATCACTTCGCTGAAGCCGCGCATCGTCACGTTCGACCAGGATAACCACATACTCGACCGCCTGAGCTACTCCGTCGATATTGACACAGACGGCCGTTACAGTTTCGCCATTCTTGACGAGGCGGATGAGCCTTTGGTCATTCCTGCCCTGGTCTCCGGGGCGTGAGCCGCGCTCCACAGATGTGCGAGCCTCGGCACTGAAGAGCGTCTGGTCTAAGACTCGACGAAGTTGCTGATGCTCAGCTTCGAAAGGCTGATGCCCACCACGCCTTGGGCACCGTGGGCCTTCGTGGGATGGCGCAATGTCTCGCAGCTGCTGATCCGCGAACAGCGGTTTGCATGTCTGACCCTTGTCTCAGGTTACTTGCGGTGGCGGCTTGCAAATTCTTGCTGCTTTCTCAAGCGCCGCGGCCGGGTCCTTGACGACCTGGCTTTTCATGATCTTTGCCGCCGTGTCGATCAAGCAGGCTACCGTCTTCCGCATCGGCAGCGGTGCCAACCATCATCGCGAATATGGCTAGCCGAACGGCCGCAAGCAGCATTGAGGTGGGCCTTCGGCAAGTGTTTCCCGCCGGCGCCAAGGCTCACCAGCCATCCGACGCCTGATCCGGTTACATATCAGGTTCGTCGATCGGTGGCTTGGCAGCAAGACCGAGCCTGGCTCGTTGGCCATCGGCGTAATTTTCCGCGGGAAACTGTGTCTTGAACCGAAGAACTGTCAGTTTGCCGTCCTCGACAATATGAACAACCCATCCCCCACCACAACGCTTGACGCGCACGTCATTAGGTTCGCCAGCCACCATTGCTGCCCCTCATTTTCGTCGCGCTTGGGCTGAGACTGGAAGTCGTTTCCGCACATCGGAAAACATAGGACCTTACGTAACGTCAAGCCCCGATTTTGGGATAGCCGATGCCTTGTCGATTTCAGGGTGACGGCGATTCTGGTCCGCAACGTCCGTGAGCGCTCAAATCGATTTAGATGCGCAGATTTTGCATGTTAATTCAGCCTTGTTATCCACAGCTAACGTGAATGGGAACGCGTATTCAGTCCGAGTACCTCTGCAAAAAATCTGCCGCTCTGGTGCCTCAGCGCGATCACCCGGCAATCGCCGGAAACAGTCTTGTCCGCCCGCCAAGCTCGGCAGCCAACATCTCGAGCTTTTCGACACGCGTGCCGTGCAGGCCGACGGTTGCGCCCTGCGCGTGCAGCGTCCGCGCCACGGCCTCGCCGATTCCACCACTTGCTCCGGTGACGAGCGCGTTGCGGCCGGTCTTCCACGGAAGCGGTCACTGGCGGCCATGCGCCTTTCAGATATTATCGGATACAGCTTTGGACAGGCCATCGAGCCGAACTCGAAGGGCTCGCTTAACCTTCCGGGTAGCGGTACGTCGACGTCGCTTCAACAGTTGAGAATTTTGCAAAAGATGGGGCCCCGGCTTGTCCAGCTTCCGCTGCCACTTGGCGCATTCACCGAGGCGGTCCAAGGGCACGTCCTTCACAATCGTGATCCGGCAAGCATTTGGAAACGAGAGATAGAGTTACTGGAGGCATCTCGCATGCCTTCTACACTTGCTTGAACGCCAGAACTGCGTTCATGCCGCCCATGGCGAAAGCGTTGCTCAGTGCCACGCGCACCTTGCGCTCGCGCGCCACATTGGGCGTGACGTCGAGATCGCAATCGGGGTCTGGCTCGCGATAGTTCGCGGTCGGCGGCACAATGCCCTCCTGGATCGCCATCACGGAGGCGATCATTTCAAGTGCGCTCGCTGCGCCCAGGCAATGCGCGTACATGGACTTGGTGGACGAGACAGACATCGAATAGGCATAGTCTCCGAAGACGCGCTTGATCGCCGCCGTCTCAGTCTGATCGTTGGCCTTGGTGCCGGTGCCGTGGGCGTTTAGGTAGTCCACGTCCTCCGCATTCAGCCCGGCGTCGGCAAGGCAAGCGCGGATCGCGGCCTCCGGCCCCTCGACAGACGGCGCGACGATGTGGAAGGCGTCGCCGGAAAGGCCGATGCCTGCGATCTCGGCAAGGATTGTGGCACCGCGCACGGCGGCATGCTCATAGCTTTCCAGCAGGCCATGCCCGCACCCTCGCCTATCACCACTCCCTTCCTGTCGGAGAAGGGCCGGCACGTATCTGGAGCGAGCGCGCGCATTGCTTCCCATGCCTTCATCTGAAGGCATACGAGCGGCGCTTCGGCGCCTCCGGCAAGCATCACGTCGGCCCGGCCGAGCTTGATCTGATCCGCGGCCGAAGCGATCGCATGGTTGGCTGATGCGCATGCGGAGGCGATGGCAAAGACCGGGCCGCGCAGGCCGAGACTCACGCTGACCTGGCTGGCAGCGGCGCTCGGCAACCCCCTTGGTGCAGTGTAAATGCCAGCACGCTTCGCGCCGCCCAAAAGGAGGTCACGGTAGGTTTCTTCGACCGTTCCCCAGCCCCAGCCGCAGACGCCCACTGTCGCGCCGAAGCGATACGGATTTCCCTTATCGCAGGAAAGTCCGGCGTGCTGCATGGCTTCACGCGCTGCAAGCACAGCGAGCAAGCTGTGGCGGTCCATGGAGACGAGCTGGTTGCGGCCGATGTCGTGCTCGGGCAGCTCCTTGATCTCGGTACCGACAGTCCCCTTCATCTCATGAAGCGCGGAAGTGACCATCGGGCGGATGGCGGAGCGACCTTCGCGCATCTCTTTCCAGATAGAGGCGGCGTTGTTGCCTAGCCGCAAAGCCCCCCTATCCCAGTAATGACGACTCGCCTGTCCAATCAGACCTCCTTCGCGAGCAAACCGCGGACGGCTTCCACCATGTCGCCGACATTCTTGAGATTCGACCAGGCGTCAGCCGCGTCATGTCGATCTTGATGTCGTAGGCCTGCTCCACATCCCAGAGGAGATCCGCCAGACCCAGCGAATCGACTCCGAGCGAGGTCAGTTCCGTGGCAGTCGTTATTTCGCCGATGGTGGAAACACTCTCGCCGCTCTCCGATTCGACGCGGTTCCCTGTTGCGCCGCTTTCGGTCGCGTGGCTCAGGGGCTTCGCAGCCCCGCCGGGAATGGTCATCAGCCGCTTCACGCCTTCATCCGCGAGAGCCGAGCGGGCAACATCGCGTTCGATGACCTGGAGGTGGGACCAGATGATCCGTGAGGGGAACGCCACGCCGGCCTGGCTCGCCAATGACTTCAATGCCAACCGTCGGCATAGAGCGGTCCGGTAAGCTTGGCGCCATTGTCATTGGCGAAGCCTTCGGCGAGCACCTCGATTTCGTCGAGGCCGGCCGCGATAGCCCGCTTCACCCGAGCGGGACGCAGGGCAGTGGCGTTGCGGACAAAAAAGCCCGCGGCCCGCGCCCGTCATCCCGTTTTGCCAAGCGAAATGTCGTCGAGGTCCTCTTCGATCACCCCAGCCGCGTATAGCTGATCGAGCAAGTCGGCGACTGCAAGGACGCTCGCTCCGTCCATGGCCCGCATAATCAGCTCCGAGGCTGTACAGTTCCCGCTCGCGATTAGATGGCCAATGGGAATCGGAACCACCCCGTCGAGCACTCGATGCTCACTGTTGCGTGAGCGGAGATGGAAGCAGTGGTCCCCTGCCTCGTATTGCAGGTCTCCGCGGAAGCGAATTGGCCGGTTGGGAGGGGGGCTTTCGAGCATATTCTCGTCGATGATGCTATCGAGACCTTCCCGGAACTCGTCGGGCGCGCTGAAGAAACGTTGAGCCACGATTCGGTACCCGAGAGGCCAGCGTTCGCTACCCGGTACCGGCGTCACCAGTTGTAAACGTCCCTGCCGCATGTTCACGAGAAAGCCAGAAACACAGGCGATTGTCGTGGGACAGCCCTCCGGCACGGCGATTGCGGCGTCTTTGCCGGCTGCCCTGAGTTTCTCCTTCCGCGCTCGTGCGCGCCCGGTGAAAGCCTTTGCGGTCGGCCCGTCCTTGCCCTGCAGGATGAGTTCGACCCCCATCAGGTCCTCGGGCGAAAACGCCGCGTGTATCTGATTAAGATGGTCCGTGCTTAGCACTGAGAAACGATTGGTCACGCGACCGTAGCGTTCGAACAGTTCGAGCACGCGGTTGGTGAGTGCCTGATCCTTGAGCGGGGCCGCCGTCGTCGTTTGTGGCAATTCGCCCGTGATCTGATGGTAGTCGAACAGAAAACGGTCGTACTCCGGGTTGTCGATCGGGTCTGTGGCCCAGTAACAGAAGCCAGTGCGGACTGCCGAACCAAACATTTCGCTCGCCGCACGGAGCACGCCGCGCCAAACCTCTGCATGCTCCTCAGTGTATTCATAGTAACCTTTGAAGGTACCCGCCGAGAGGCCACAGAACCAGCAACCGACGGTGCAGCCTTCGCTCAGCTCGAAAGCGATGACAGAGTGCGCGATTGACGGCGCCAATTCGCCCATTTCGTCGTTACAGCGCCGGATTTGGCGCTCGCGCCAGGCATGAAAGCGAGGATTGATAGTCGACATTTCGCCTTGGCCGCGCAGGAGGTCGCGATGGCGCAACATCTCCCGCGTATACTCATCCCACATCATAGCCAGCGGCCACGGGGCAGACTCCGGCTTGAAGCGATACTTCAGGTAGTCACCGCACCAGAGCGGCAGCATCTCCATTGGGTCAACTTCGATGCCGTATCGCGCGGTCACTATCCGAGGGTTGTCGAGGTTCTCGGAAAGCGCCGTACGGAATTTCCCATCACCGGCCAGCCGCTCCATGAAGCGCTTGATATGTGACAAACTGCGCCGTTCCTTAGGCGTGCGCCGATCAAAAAATCTGCCGCCAGCGTTCGCTCCGAGGGTAGAGATGAGCCCTTGCAGCGGTCCCTTGTCCGCCTGATGGCATTATCTCGTTGACAAGCTTTGCGATCATGTTCTCTTCAGACCGGCTCCTTCGAGCCAATGCGATCAGAGCTAGCTCGCGACAGCTACAACTATCACAACAACGACAACGACCGCGACCGCGACCGCTGCAGTTTTTCCATCGACTTTAACAGGGCTCATGGACGTACACGGAGCGCAATTAGCCAACGCATTGGTGTGTACAAGGCTGGTCAAGGTCGAAACACTCGAACCACCCTTGCGGCCCGCAGTCGCGCGAAGCTTCTTGCTATTTGGTTTTTCTCGGCTGTTCGATCGGATAAAACCTTTAACCTCGTCGAGTGTGATGTTGTAGTCGAGGTCCTTTGCAAATTCTACAATCGATGCAAGCCCTCCAGCACGCCGTTTGAGGTTTTCAAGCGGACTGCCTTTTTTTCCCAACTCGTTGATGAATCGCTCTACGTCAGCTCGCGCCATAGCTAATTCCCGCCTCTGCTCAGTGTCCGAGCTATCCAGCCATCTCGCTCTCACAAGCGATCGGCTGATGTACCAGCAAGCTCCGTACCAACCTCACATCTCTGATTTTCGGCTTGGCCAGCATTTCCATACTGGCGCTGCTCCCTCTCGTCGTCCGGAATCAATTGAAGAGCGGACGGATCGTCTACGGCATTTTATTGGCGGCTTCGGCACCGGTGCTTTCATCGCGGGCATGAGCAACGGCTACCTGAGGCGAATCACGTCTCAAAACAAGCTGGTGGCGTTCGCCTCTGTCGCTTGGGCAGCCTACAAGCGTGTCGCGCTTGCGACAATTACGGTGCGACTTATCCTAGACGGCCGCCCACCGCCCCAGAATAATCCATTGAATTCAAGCGTGTCTTACTGGCACAGCTCTTGCCTAGAAGAGGCGAAGCGGTTCATTTCCATCGCTTCGGCTACGTTTTTTGAGGCTTTCGAAAGAGCTAACCATCAGCAGTACATCTATGAACAGCTTAATGACGGCGACGGCCTTAGCTACGGCGACCGCCATGACGGCTTCCGCCCAGCCCCAGATGACCACCATCGCCAAGGCGATCGGTTCCAACCCCAACGAGGCTCCTAACGATGCCACCGACCCCCGCGCCTATCTGAACGAGGTCGACGACGTCGAGGCGATGCCCTGGGTCAGGGCGCATAACCTATCGACCGTCAATAAGCTGTCGAAAGATCCGCGCTACAGAGAATACCAAGCCGACATTCTGAAGATCCTACAGGCCACCGATCGTATTGCTTCGCCCGGCCTTGC
This window encodes:
- the panD gene encoding aspartate 1-decarboxylase; amino-acid sequence: MRKLVAGKLHGIHVTEANLNYHGSITLDPDHCEAAGILPMEFVEIWNKNSGARISTYVILGERGSRCCILNGAAARTCQPDDPIIVCNSIYLDEAHITSLKPRIVTFDQDNHILDRLSYSVDIDTDGRYSFAILDEADEPLVIPALVSGA
- a CDS encoding beta-ketoacyl-ACP synthase III; translated protein: MSKSSRILGFGHHTPGRKVANAEIENNLGLEPGWIERRTGIRSRFWATDGDTLSGLAAQAGDMALANAGIDRSDIGLLLLATSTPDHLLPPSAPLVAHKLGLGRAGAVDLTGACAGFVYALMFADGFTRLHGKPALVIAANILSRRINPAERASSVLFADAAGALVIGPCEDPYQGILGASVDSDGSRYGLIQIPAGGSNTPFHGELDLEQTRMTITDGREVFAKAVEMMTACSQDALAAARMRPQDIDRFVPHQANARIFDAVGRNLGIADEAIVKTIAEYGNSSAATIPLSLSLAHRAAPFRPGEKVLLAAAGAGLSGGALVVGI
- a CDS encoding radical SAM family RiPP maturation amino acid epimerase; amino-acid sequence: MSHIKRFMERLAGDGKFRTALSENLDNPRIVTARYGIEVDPMEMLPLWCGDYLKYRFKPESAPWPLAMMWDEYTREMLRHRDLLRGQGEMSTINPRFHAWRERQIRRCNDEMGELAPSIAHSVIAFELSEGCTVGCWFCGLSAGTFKGYYEYTEEHAEVWRGVLRAASEMFGSAVRTGFCYWATDPIDNPEYDRFLFDYHQITGELPQTTTAAPLKDQALTNRVLELFERYGRVTNRFSVLSTDHLNQIHAAFSPEDLMGVELILQGKDGPTAKAFTGRARARKEKLRAAGKDAAIAVPEGCPTTIACVSGFLVNMRQGRLQLVTPVPGSERWPLGYRIVAQRFFSAPDEFREGLDSIIDENMLESPPPNRPIRFRGDLQYEAGDHCFHLRSRNSEHRVLDGVVPIPIGHLIASGNCTASELIMRAMDGASVLAVADLLDQLYAAGVIEEDLDDISLGKTG
- a CDS encoding adenosylmethionine--8-amino-7-oxononanoate transaminase — encoded protein: MSQSQVWHPFTQHALEHAIPEIVRTEGAYLHKADGTRILDAISSWWVVTHGHRHPRIIKAIETTAASLDQIIFAGFTHEPAERLAEALVGLAPPGLDWVFYSDSGSTSVEVALKMALGYFRNIGAPRARIVVMEHSYHGDTIGTMSVGARGVFNAAYEPLLFEVDTIPFPAAGREQETLDRFEAVARDRRAAALIVEPLVLGAGGMLMYPAWVLAELKKIAETSGTLLIADEVMTGWGRTGTMFACEQASISPDILCTSKGLTGGAIPLAATLATDAIFQAHYSEDRKKTFFHSSSYTANPIACAAALANVEIWRDEPVAERVAALSAKQAAGLQRFRDNPYFTDCRATGTIAALDLRTGSAGYLAEIGPKLRAFFLERGLLVRPLGNVLYLLPPYCITGGELDALYDAIEEAAERFGSRP